CGGAATCGGTAATCGTAATCAGAAGGATTTTAACGTGTTGTTGGCGGGGCGATTAGCGCATTGGAAGGGCCAACATATCGTACTGGAAGCAGCGAGGATGCTTAAGCAAGATCCCCGTGTGAAATTCTGGCTAGCGGGTGACGCTCTGTTTGGAGAGGCGGAATATAAACAAGAGCTGCTTCAGAAGATAGAACGAGATGAGCTCACGAATGTAAGTCTATTAGGTCATGTGGAAGACATTCAAGGATTAATGGGTACGGCCAATTTGCTGATTCACACCTCGATAACACCAGAGCCATTTGGTCAAGTGATCGTAGAAGGGATGGCAGCTGGACTTCCGGTCATCGCATCTAATGAAGGCGGACCCGTTGAAATTGTAGTTCCTGGGGAGACGGGGATGCTGATCCAGCCTGGGGACCCAGCCATTCTTGCTGAGTCTATTACTTGGATGTTGGAACATCCAGAGGATAGAAAGCGGATGGCGGCTAATGGAGTGAAGCGGGTGAAGGAACATTTTGTAATAGAGAATACGGTTAAGGACATAGTCAACTACTATAAAGGCCTGCTGACGAGCACCTAACAGATCATAGGGCCCAAGGTTGATGCTCCTGAAAGCAGATTTTGATAACGGGGTAACGCTGAAGAAGATGCTCCATAAAACTTTGAGGATGATTCACATGAAAATTGCGATAGCGCATGATTACTTAATCCAAATGGGCGGAGCGGAAAGAGTAGTGGAAGTCTTTCACCACATGTATCCGGATGCTCCGATCTTCACGACGGTTTTTAACGGAAGTCGCCTCACTGACAACCTCAAAGATGCGGATATCCGAGCCTCCTGGCTACAAAAAATTCCGGGAGTGAAGACCAATTTTAAAGGGGTGCTGCCACTTTATCCCATGGCCATCCGTGATTTGGACTTTCGCGGTTTCGATATCGTCCTGAGTTCCAGCAGTGCTTTTATGAAAAGCATTCAGGTGCCGAAGCATACGTTTCATCTTTGTTACTGCCATACTCCTATGCGGTTTGCATGGGATTACGACACTTACATGGAACGGCAGTCGAATTCCGGTCTGTTCAAGAGATTGCTGAAGGTGTATATGCAGCAGCTCAAGACTTGGGATCAACGGACATCCAAAAATGTAAATCAGTTCGTGGCCAATTCTTCTGTAGTGAAGACACGAATTCAGAACTATTATCACCGGGAAGCCGATGTCATATTTCCACCTATCAATAC
The window above is part of the Paenibacillus sp. FSL K6-0276 genome. Proteins encoded here:
- a CDS encoding glycosyltransferase, with amino-acid sequence MLKVAYIDHTAKWSGGEVALFNVLTNIGEHIEPLVILAEEGTLAERLREKGIDVRVVPLDESIRSRNRNAVNLGAPAAAFKLLSYGRKLAPLLKQEKVDCVHTNSLKSALYGTIAAKKAGIPLIWHIRDHIGAPYLKPIVAKVIRLLSRLLPNGVIANSHSTLNALDLPSSKKTLVVHCGFGKIIGNGIGNRNQKDFNVLLAGRLAHWKGQHIVLEAARMLKQDPRVKFWLAGDALFGEAEYKQELLQKIERDELTNVSLLGHVEDIQGLMGTANLLIHTSITPEPFGQVIVEGMAAGLPVIASNEGGPVEIVVPGETGMLIQPGDPAILAESITWMLEHPEDRKRMAANGVKRVKEHFVIENTVKDIVNYYKGLLTST
- a CDS encoding glycosyltransferase; this translates as MKIAIAHDYLIQMGGAERVVEVFHHMYPDAPIFTTVFNGSRLTDNLKDADIRASWLQKIPGVKTNFKGVLPLYPMAIRDLDFRGFDIVLSSSSAFMKSIQVPKHTFHLCYCHTPMRFAWDYDTYMERQSNSGLFKRLLKVYMQQLKTWDQRTSKNVNQFVANSSVVKTRIQNYYHREADVIFPPINTSRFTSSSSIGDYYLIVSRLVSYKRIDLAVEAFNRNGLKLYIVGDGPDRKRLEGMAKDNVSFLGRLEDEQVTGLMAKCRAFIFPGEEDFGITPLEANAAGRPVIAYQAGGALDTIIPYVNGVFFEHQEVDDLLKAIYEVESYAWDIDQIMGHARKFDEQAFMIQFKQYVEQAYVNFLKGE